A single genomic interval of Asterias amurensis chromosome 1, ASM3211899v1 harbors:
- the LOC139940195 gene encoding transmembrane protein 26-like isoform X1, whose amino-acid sequence MAEQANAENTQKAGMNRMTVFFMFLVRFSFFIHGIFTVKQVSDVKSNPLYWLLIIPVGGLLFEFILTLIFTDDGESKWFRSSVFLYLSSVVPGIWILNFDIYEKRIAFRDSMGWEDCSMDTAYNESSLSADVAGIAPQSHESLIPAPEQWLMFLLLLGRWLLPKGALTRDQLSQILLMYIGMAVDILEFSFETLKEEKVICNLVVIILIMGIWSLTLLQFGLVHTSMSAPDLRAAETSGGKFCKGCLGCCENDIWAWFTIVMQDGPCLGMRLYLLIEIKITNQMMLLFTIKNILVIFFMLKCILFKDYPVTKKCSSCGHENTVKKTVSVEVQTVTTDTSTNTETPIQEIKPSTQTMKQNSPLDTLKDPSSRKPFTVKVNTWTNT is encoded by the exons ATGGCGGAACAGGCAAACGCAGAAAACACCCAAAAAGCAGGTATGAATCGGATGACAGTGTTCTTCATGTTCCTGGTCCGGTTTTCCTTCTTCATCCACGGCATCTTCACCGTAAAGCAAGTTAGTGATGTCAAATCCAACCCCTTGTACTGGTTGCTGATTATTCCGGTTGGTGGTCTACTATTTGAGTTCATACTGACGCTAATCTTTACGGACGATGGAGAGTCGAAATG GTTTCGTTCAAGTGTGTTCCTGTATCTGAGCAGCGTTGTGCCTGGAATTTGGATTCTGAACTTTGACATTTACGAAAAGAGGATTGCGTTTAGAGACTCGATGGGCTGGGAAGATTGTTCAATGGACACCGCTTATAATGAATCTTCACTCAGTGCTGACGTAGCTGGG ATAGCACCTCAGTCACACGAGTCTTTGATCCCAGCCCCGGAACAATGGCTTATGTTTCTACTTCTCCTGGGAAGATGGCTCCTCCCCAAGGGCGCCCTCACACGTGACCAACTATCACAAATCCTCCTAATGTACATCGGTATGGCGGTTGACATCTTGGAGTTTTCCTTTGAGACATTGAAGGAAGAAAAGGTCATCTGTAACCTTGTCGTGATCATTTTGATCATGGGCATATGGAGCTTGACCTTGCTTCAGTTCGGTCTGGTCCACACCTCGATGTCTGCCCCGGACCTCAGGGCAGCTGAGACCTCTGGAGGTAAATTTTGCAAGGGATGTCTCGGATGTTGCGAGAATGACATTTGGGCTTGGTTCACCATCGTAATGCAAGACGGGCCGTGCTTGGGTATGAGACTCTACCTTTTgattgaaataaaaatcaccAATCAAATGATGTTGTTATTTACTATCAAGAACATCTTAGTAATTTTCTTTATGTTGAAATGTATCCTATTTAAAGATTACCCTGTCACCAAAAAGTGTTCAAGCTGTGGTCACGAGAACACTGTGAAAAAAACCGTCAGTGTTGAAGTCCAGACCGTTACAACTGATACCAGTACCAATACCGAGACCCCGATCCAGGAAATCAAGCCCAGCACCCAGACCATGAAGCAAAACTCTCCCCTCGACACTCTGAAGGACCCCTCTTCTCGAAAACCTTTTACCGTGAAAGTGAATACATGGACAAACACTTAA
- the LOC139940195 gene encoding transmembrane protein 26-like isoform X2 → MAEQANAENTQKAGMNRMTVFFMFLVRFSFFIHGIFTVKQVSDVKSNPLYWLLIIPVGGLLFEFILTLIFTDDGESKWFRSSVFLYLSSVVPGIWILNFDIYEKRIAFRDSMGWEDCSMDTAYNESSLSADVAGIAPQSHESLIPAPEQWLMFLLLLGRWLLPKGALTRDQLSQILLMYIGMAVDILEFSFETLKEEKVICNLVVIILIMGIWSLTLLQFGLVHTSMSAPDLRAAETSGGKFCKGCLGCCENDIWAWFTIVMQDGPCLDYPVTKKCSSCGHENTVKKTVSVEVQTVTTDTSTNTETPIQEIKPSTQTMKQNSPLDTLKDPSSRKPFTVKVNTWTNT, encoded by the exons ATGGCGGAACAGGCAAACGCAGAAAACACCCAAAAAGCAGGTATGAATCGGATGACAGTGTTCTTCATGTTCCTGGTCCGGTTTTCCTTCTTCATCCACGGCATCTTCACCGTAAAGCAAGTTAGTGATGTCAAATCCAACCCCTTGTACTGGTTGCTGATTATTCCGGTTGGTGGTCTACTATTTGAGTTCATACTGACGCTAATCTTTACGGACGATGGAGAGTCGAAATG GTTTCGTTCAAGTGTGTTCCTGTATCTGAGCAGCGTTGTGCCTGGAATTTGGATTCTGAACTTTGACATTTACGAAAAGAGGATTGCGTTTAGAGACTCGATGGGCTGGGAAGATTGTTCAATGGACACCGCTTATAATGAATCTTCACTCAGTGCTGACGTAGCTGGG ATAGCACCTCAGTCACACGAGTCTTTGATCCCAGCCCCGGAACAATGGCTTATGTTTCTACTTCTCCTGGGAAGATGGCTCCTCCCCAAGGGCGCCCTCACACGTGACCAACTATCACAAATCCTCCTAATGTACATCGGTATGGCGGTTGACATCTTGGAGTTTTCCTTTGAGACATTGAAGGAAGAAAAGGTCATCTGTAACCTTGTCGTGATCATTTTGATCATGGGCATATGGAGCTTGACCTTGCTTCAGTTCGGTCTGGTCCACACCTCGATGTCTGCCCCGGACCTCAGGGCAGCTGAGACCTCTGGAGGTAAATTTTGCAAGGGATGTCTCGGATGTTGCGAGAATGACATTTGGGCTTGGTTCACCATCGTAATGCAAGACGGGCCGTGCTTGG ATTACCCTGTCACCAAAAAGTGTTCAAGCTGTGGTCACGAGAACACTGTGAAAAAAACCGTCAGTGTTGAAGTCCAGACCGTTACAACTGATACCAGTACCAATACCGAGACCCCGATCCAGGAAATCAAGCCCAGCACCCAGACCATGAAGCAAAACTCTCCCCTCGACACTCTGAAGGACCCCTCTTCTCGAAAACCTTTTACCGTGAAAGTGAATACATGGACAAACACTTAA
- the LOC139942142 gene encoding transmembrane protein 26-like, with amino-acid sequence MGWVSLFKALLARFLFAIHGIITVWRVLLIIPVCLLPLETGMILTLKLTDDGEWKWFCPNVFLYLSSVVPGIWFLNFDIYEKRIEYRDSMGWEDCSMDTAYNESSLSADVAGVSLQMELQTFLLITVTLCALTRDQLSQLLLVYIGMAADILEFSLESLKEQAVICNLFLIILILGLWSWSLLQFTLVLTSVSAPRARAAKISGGKSCKGCFGCCENEIWALWITIVMQDGPFLAMRLYLLIEFNIINQMMLFFTLKNILVIILQLYRMIIVRCGDTNAVSTNVEPLQEEL; translated from the exons ATGGGATGGGTGTCCCTTTTCAAAGCCCTTCTGGCCCGGTTTCTCTTCGCAATCCACGGCATTATCACCGTGTGGCGAGTTTTGCTGATCATTCCGGTTTGTCTTCTACCATTGGAgacaggg ATGATACTGACGCTAAAATTAACGGACGACGGAGAGTGGAAATG GTTTTGTCCAAATGTGTTCCTGTATCTCAGCAGCGTTGTGCCTGGAATTTGGTTTCTGAACTTTGACATTTACGAAAAGAGGATTGAGTATAGAGACTCGATGGGCTGGGAAGATTGTTCAATGGACACCGCTTATAATGAATCTTCACTCAGTGCTGACGTAGCTGGGGTAAGTTTACAAATGGAACTTCAAACTTTTTTA CTTATCACCGTAACATTGTGCGCCCTCACACGCGACCAGCTCTCACAACTCCTCCTGGTGTACATCGGTATGGCGGCTGACATCTTGGAGTTTTCCTTGGAGTCATTGAAGGAGCAAGCGGTCATCTGTAACCTTTTCTTGATTATTTTGATCCTGGGTCTATGGAGCTGGAGCTTGCTTCAGTTCACCCTGGTCCTCACCTCGGTGTCTGCCCCGAGAGCCAGGGCAGCTAAGATATCTGGGGGCAAATCTTGCAAGGGATGCTTTGGATGTTGCGAGAATGAAATCTGGGCTCTATGGATCACCATCGTAATGCAAGACGGGCCGTTCTTGGCTATGAGGCTCTATCTTTTGATTGAGTTCAATATCATCAATCAGATGATGTTGTTCTTTACCCTCAAGAACATCTTAGTAATTATTTTGCAGTTGTATCGTATGATCATCGTACGATGTGGAGACACTAACGCTGTCTCAACTAATGTAGAACCACTGCAAGAAGAACTTTAA